The following coding sequences lie in one Rutidosis leptorrhynchoides isolate AG116_Rl617_1_P2 chromosome 4, CSIRO_AGI_Rlap_v1, whole genome shotgun sequence genomic window:
- the LOC139843587 gene encoding non-specific lipid-transfer protein 1-like, protein MASMVTKLSCVLVLVVTLISLSTLEVEGVTCNQVVTSIASCLGYLRNGGPPPAVCCAGVKRLRNQARTKGDRKTICNCIKSASSSYRGVSGNNAASLLGKCGINFPIKISPSTDCNRIQ, encoded by the exons ATGGCTTCCATGGTTACAAAGTTATCATGTGTACTAGTATTGGTGGTCACTTTAATAAGTTTATCGACACTCGAAGTTGAGGGTGTGACATGTAATCAAGTTGTGACTTCAATAGCATCATGTCTGGGGTACTTAAGGAATGGTGGACCACCACCAGCAGTATGTTGTGCCGGGGTAAAAAGGCTTAGGAATCAAGCAAGAACAAAGGGCGATCGTAAGACAATTTGTAATTGTATAAAGAGCGCTTCTTCATCTTATCGCGGTGTTAGTGGGAATAATGCCGCTAGTCTTCTTGGAAAATGTGGTATCAATTTTCCGATCAAGATTAGCCCTTCTACCGATTGCAATAG GATTCAGTAA
- the LOC139844810 gene encoding uncharacterized protein, protein MSNNQNVNQINLRSLLEKEKLNGSNFLDWHRNLRIVLKFEGKLNKIEEPLPEAPPETATAAQKNAYQKLFDEQEKIALIMLASMTSDLQKEMEDRTAYDMMTELKNMFQKQASQELYETYKLLQTCKMEEGQSVSSHVLKMKSYIDRLEKLGTTLPPNLAVNTVLVSLPKSYHQFVMNYNMQGWEKSLAEVHSMLKTAEQDIPYKVSNPGVLMIREGRVRKNKPKTWGKGKGKSIAKKKIPPPPKKENPAKDAECFHCGKVGHWRRNCPSYLSELRKGKAGQTSKSGNEKK, encoded by the exons atgtcaaacaatcaaaacgtaaaccaaatcaacctccgttctttgttggagaaggagaaacttaatggttcaaactttctcgattggcaccgcaacctgagaattgttctcaaatttgaagggaagttgaacaaaattgaagaacccttacccgaagctcctcctgagacagctactgctgctcaaaagaatgcttatcagaagttgtttgatgagcaagagaagatagctttaatcatgcttgctagtatgacttctgacctccaaaaggaaatggaagatcgtacagcatatgatatgatgactgagctgaaaaatatgtttcagaaacaggctagtcaagagttatatgaaacttataagcttcttcaaacatgcaaaatggaggagggtcaatcagtgagttctcatgtcttaaaaatgaaaagctacattgaccgattggaaaaacttggaactaccttgccgcctaacttggccgtgaacacggttttggtttcactaccaaaatcgtatcaccaatttgtgatgaattacaatatgcaaggttgggagaaatctctggcagaggtgcactcgatgctcaaaactgctgaacaggatattccatataaggtttccaatccaggtgtccttatgattagggaaggtagagtgagaaagaataagccaaaaacttggggaaaaggaaaaggcaagtcaattgctaagaaaaagattccaccacctcccaagaaagaaaacccagcgaaagacgccgaatgtttccactgtggaaaagttggccactggaggaggaactgtccttcctacctatctgagttgagaaaaggcaaagctggccagactagcaaatcag ggaatgagaagaagtaa